In Zingiber officinale cultivar Zhangliang chromosome 8B, Zo_v1.1, whole genome shotgun sequence, a single genomic region encodes these proteins:
- the LOC122014312 gene encoding dof zinc finger protein 4-like yields MQDLPPFHGRIFGGGGVGGAAATGRGGGLVCYPTLPSRQDQPSLPPVKCPRCDSTNTKFCYYNNYNLSQPRHFCKACRRYWTMGGVLRNVPVGGGCRKSKRPSKFTSPTSSNKNPSRRRNPLSAVRSSVDDSTAAGSATSDPSTSEPLPDPSLLASQICVPNHNPQLGKITNADLPLPAPNIFETQSAGGFATTPSPLLGFIFPDPSTERDKAEAAVIGPGFADRAVPVDRQPAGSSGCLPSPYWDGPVEPTLFDLTGTVDPSSYWNQSHWSDADAQYLQRLERLLVRSSTWAWLLPLTRH; encoded by the exons ATGCAGGATCTCCCACCCTTCCACGGGCGTATCTTCGGTGGTGGCGGAGTGGGAGGCGCCGCCGCGACAGGCCGAGGAGGCGGGCTCGTCTGCTACCCGACGTTGCCTTCCCGGCAGGATCAACCGTCCCTTCCGCCCGTGAAGTGTCCGCGATGCGACTCCACCAACACCAAGTTCTGCTACTACAACAACTACAACCTCTCCCAGCCCCGCCATTTCTGCAAGGCCTGCCGCCGATACTGGACCATGGGTGGTGTGCTCCGCAACGTCCCAGTCGGCGGCGGATGTCGCAAGTCCAAACGCCCTTCCAAATTTACCTCGCCTACTTCCTCCAACAAGAACCCGTCCCGTCGCCGCAACCCCCTCTCCGCCGTCAGATCCAGCGTCGACGACTCCACCGCCGCAGGATCCGCCACATCGGACCCCTCCACCTCCGAACCCTTGCCCGATCCCTCCCTCCTCGCCTCCCAAATCTGCGTCCCAAACCATAATCCCCAGTTAGGGAAAATAACCAACGCGGATCTGCCACTCCCAGCACCAAACATCTTCGAAACCCAGTCCGCCGGTGGCTTCGCGACGACTCCATCGCCGCTCCTAGGGTTTATCTTTCCGGACCCATCGACGGAACGAGACAAGGCTGAGGCGGCGGTCATCGGCCCGGGCTTCGCAGATCGAGCGGTTCCGGTGGATCGGCAGCCCGCCGGCTCTTCCGGCTGCCTACCATCTCCATATTGGGACGGCCCAGTCGAACCCACATTGTTCGATCTCACCGGAACCGTCGATCCTTCATCATACTGGAATCAGAGCCATTGGTCCGACGCCGACGCCCAATATCTTCAGCGCCTGG AGCGGCTGTTGGTGAGGAGCAGCACATGGGCTTGGCTGTTGCCTTTAACACGCCATTAA